A window from Actinomycetota bacterium encodes these proteins:
- the lysS gene encoding lysine--tRNA ligase, producing MNNSSFNEKYLVETEQPLSEPLQLKLDQIKSMKQKGEKLYCNDFKPDIDLETLKEKFKDLQQGDKTPREFKVAGRITGFRKHGKATFADLKDPKGKLQLYLSQKVVGEEQYHKFGQLDIGDWIGVEGPLFKTRTGELSLSVQQYKLLSKSIRILPEKWHGLKDKELRYRQRYLDFLVNPQVKEVFLKRIKIIEKIREFLNQKGFLEVETPMLQTIPGGATARPFVTHHNALDIDLYLRIAPELYLKRLIVGGFEKVYEINRNFRNEGISYKHNPEFTMLEFYQMFSNYQELALLTQDLVKYAAGQALGSLKVSYRGQDINLEGDWKKISMVEAIKEIGDIEVSFDHSKEQLTKVAQGLGLEIPAFFGKGKIINQIFEAVVEPKLIQPTFIMDFPKEISPLAQQHPDNPELVERFELFIGGEEIANAFTELTDPAEQLSRFMLQSKSSDEEERLSGKIDQDFIKALEYGMPPTGGEGIGIDRLVMVLTGSESIKDVLLFPLMKPEQEPGQVNI from the coding sequence ATGAATAATAGCAGCTTCAATGAAAAGTACCTGGTGGAAACAGAACAGCCTTTAAGCGAACCTCTGCAGCTAAAACTGGACCAGATAAAAAGCATGAAGCAAAAAGGGGAAAAGCTGTACTGCAATGATTTTAAGCCTGATATTGACCTGGAAACCTTAAAGGAAAAATTTAAAGACTTACAGCAAGGTGATAAGACTCCCCGGGAGTTTAAGGTAGCCGGCAGGATTACTGGCTTCAGGAAACACGGGAAAGCTACTTTTGCCGATCTGAAGGACCCTAAGGGCAAACTTCAACTTTACCTCAGTCAAAAAGTAGTGGGAGAAGAACAATACCATAAGTTTGGGCAGCTGGATATAGGAGATTGGATAGGAGTAGAGGGACCCCTCTTTAAAACCCGGACCGGTGAGCTTTCTTTAAGTGTGCAGCAGTACAAATTGCTTTCCAAGTCCATTAGGATACTGCCGGAGAAGTGGCATGGCTTAAAGGATAAGGAGCTCAGGTATAGACAGAGGTATCTGGACTTCCTGGTTAATCCTCAGGTCAAGGAAGTATTTCTTAAAAGAATAAAAATAATAGAAAAGATAAGAGAATTTTTAAACCAAAAGGGTTTTTTGGAGGTGGAGACGCCAATGCTTCAAACTATTCCGGGCGGAGCCACAGCCAGGCCATTTGTTACTCACCATAATGCCTTGGATATAGATCTGTATCTAAGAATAGCGCCGGAACTTTATTTAAAACGCCTTATAGTGGGTGGGTTTGAAAAAGTTTATGAGATAAACAGAAATTTTAGAAATGAAGGAATATCCTATAAACATAATCCTGAATTTACCATGCTGGAATTTTACCAGATGTTTTCTAATTATCAGGAGCTGGCCCTGCTTACCCAGGATTTGGTAAAATATGCAGCTGGGCAGGCGCTGGGCAGCCTCAAAGTCAGCTACAGGGGCCAGGATATTAACCTGGAAGGTGATTGGAAAAAAATAAGTATGGTAGAAGCCATAAAAGAAATAGGCGATATTGAGGTTAGCTTTGACCATAGTAAGGAACAGCTGACAAAGGTAGCCCAGGGCTTAGGCTTGGAAATACCTGCCTTTTTTGGCAAGGGTAAAATCATAAACCAAATCTTTGAAGCAGTGGTGGAACCTAAGCTTATCCAACCTACCTTTATCATGGATTTTCCCAAAGAAATATCTCCTTTAGCCCAGCAGCATCCTGACAACCCGGAACTGGTAGAAAGATTTGAGCTGTTTATAGGGGGAGAAGAGATAGCCAATGCTTTTACGGAGTTAACTGATCCCGCTGAACAACTGTCCAGGTTTATGCTTCAGTCTAAAAGCAGTGATGAAGAAGAAAGGCTTAGCGGCAAAATTGACCAGGATTTCATTAAGGCGCTGGAATACGGAATGCCCCCTACCGGGGGAGAAGGCATAGGCATAGACCGGCTGGTTATGGTGCTAACCGGGTCAGAATCCATTAAGGACGTATTGCTGTTTCCATTGATGAAGCCCGAACAGGAACCTGGGCAAGTTAATATTTGA
- a CDS encoding UvrB/UvrC motif-containing protein: MLCDFCGSNDANVHLIKIIDNQVEKVNLCEDCARQISMGSDQDILEGLADILIKLFTHRNKGQSSKSLPEIKESAEGNKKCVNCGIDLSTIKKTGKVGCAHCYKEFSEVFLPLLEAIHGSVEYKGKIPVNSSFTYKVEKKIKDLKIRLNEAVIIENFEEAAKLRDMIKRLQKRLYVKSKK, translated from the coding sequence ATGTTATGCGATTTTTGTGGCAGCAATGATGCCAATGTCCATTTAATTAAAATCATTGATAATCAGGTAGAAAAAGTTAATTTATGTGAAGATTGTGCCCGTCAGATTTCCATGGGATCAGACCAGGACATCCTTGAAGGTCTGGCTGATATTTTGATTAAATTATTTACGCATCGTAATAAGGGGCAATCATCCAAGTCTCTGCCTGAGATAAAAGAAAGTGCCGAAGGCAATAAAAAGTGCGTTAATTGCGGTATAGATCTGAGCACTATTAAAAAAACAGGTAAGGTGGGTTGCGCCCATTGCTATAAAGAATTTAGTGAAGTATTTTTACCGCTATTGGAAGCTATACATGGAAGTGTGGAATACAAGGGTAAAATACCTGTCAATTCTAGTTTTACCTATAAAGTGGAAAAGAAAATAAAGGATTTAAAAATCAGGCTTAATGAAGCGGTTATCATAGAGAATTTCGAAGAAGCGGCTAAATTAAGGGATATGATTAAAAGACTACAAAAGAGACTCTATGTAAAGAGTAAAAAATGA
- a CDS encoding ATP-dependent Clp protease ATP-binding subunit, translating into MFERFTERARKVVVRAQDEARFLKQNYIGTEHLLLGLIDEKEGIASKVLETLNVTATDIRNAVNDSVTEGSSESYEHIPFTPRAKKVLELSLREALQMGHNYIGTEHILLGLLREGEGVAARVLNSLGITLETVKSKVKEVLNKYPFYSQSQDNQTSARSGKKVLKTLSQYGKDLTLMAQEGKLDPVIGRKKEIERLMQILSRRTKNNPILIGESGVGKTAIVEGLAQQIVSQSVPSNLQDKKIFTLDLGSLVAGSRYRGDFEERLKKVLAEIKEDGDVILFIDEVHTLVGAGAAEGAIDAASILKPMMARGEIQTIGATTNSEFRKYVEKDKALERRFQPIYVDEPSVFETIEILNGLKKRYEAFHNLTITDNAVSSAAKLSQRYISDRFLPDKAIDLIDEAASRVRIRALVTPPDLKEINKDINKIVNEKEDAIKSQDFERAAQLRDKEKQLIKEKREIEERNKRSDHTEKIVVDENEIAEVLSSWTGVPVYKLTSTESKKLMNMEKELHRRVVGQDEAIKTVSKAIRRTRSGLKDPKRPIGSFMFLGPSGVGKTELAKTIAEFLFDREEALIQIDMSEYMEKHSVSKLVGSPPGYVGYDEGGQLTEAIRRRPYSVILLDEVEKAHPDVFNILLQIFEDGHLTDSQGRRVDFKNTVIIMTSNLGAREIQKNTPLGFKAADNRELSYNEIKDKVMSELKQTFRPEFLNRVDEVIVFHKLTKEQIYSIIDLMISRLAQQLELQGIIIEITESAKELLLNKGYDEKMGARPMRRSIQNLIEDPISEKIINGEIKSGQAIRVSSEDGQMIFDIKKVNGSMLKV; encoded by the coding sequence ATGTTTGAGAGATTTACAGAAAGGGCCAGGAAAGTTGTAGTCAGGGCTCAGGATGAAGCCAGGTTCCTAAAGCAGAATTATATAGGAACCGAACACCTTTTGCTGGGCCTTATAGATGAAAAGGAAGGTATTGCCTCTAAGGTTTTAGAAACCCTTAATGTTACTGCTACCGATATAAGAAATGCCGTTAATGATTCGGTTACAGAAGGAAGCTCGGAATCTTATGAGCATATACCGTTTACTCCCAGAGCCAAGAAAGTGTTAGAGCTTTCCTTAAGAGAAGCATTGCAGATGGGGCATAACTATATTGGCACTGAACATATATTGCTGGGTTTGTTAAGGGAAGGGGAAGGAGTAGCGGCCAGGGTACTTAACAGCCTGGGTATAACTTTAGAAACGGTTAAATCCAAGGTTAAGGAAGTACTAAACAAGTATCCCTTCTACTCCCAAAGCCAGGATAACCAGACTTCGGCCAGAAGCGGAAAGAAAGTTCTTAAGACTTTAAGCCAGTATGGCAAAGATTTAACCTTGATGGCCCAGGAAGGCAAGCTTGATCCGGTAATAGGGAGGAAAAAAGAAATAGAAAGGCTGATGCAGATACTTTCCAGAAGGACCAAGAATAATCCCATACTTATTGGAGAGTCTGGAGTGGGCAAAACTGCTATTGTGGAGGGTTTGGCCCAACAGATAGTATCACAATCAGTTCCTTCCAACCTGCAGGATAAAAAGATTTTTACCCTGGATTTGGGCTCATTGGTAGCAGGGTCCAGGTACAGGGGTGATTTTGAAGAAAGGCTTAAGAAAGTTCTGGCTGAAATAAAAGAAGATGGTGATGTAATATTATTTATCGATGAGGTCCACACCTTGGTAGGAGCGGGAGCAGCTGAGGGGGCTATTGATGCTGCCAGCATATTAAAACCCATGATGGCCAGGGGGGAAATACAAACCATTGGAGCTACCACTAATAGTGAATTCCGGAAATATGTAGAAAAAGATAAAGCTTTGGAAAGAAGGTTTCAACCCATATATGTGGATGAGCCCAGCGTGTTTGAAACCATTGAAATATTGAACGGCTTAAAGAAAAGATATGAGGCTTTCCATAATTTAACCATAACCGATAATGCCGTTTCCAGTGCAGCCAAGCTTTCCCAGCGCTATATTTCTGACCGGTTTTTGCCGGATAAGGCCATTGACTTAATAGACGAAGCTGCTTCCAGGGTCAGGATACGGGCATTGGTAACTCCTCCTGATCTTAAGGAGATAAACAAGGATATAAACAAAATTGTAAACGAAAAGGAAGATGCCATAAAGTCGCAGGATTTTGAACGGGCAGCGCAGCTGAGGGATAAGGAAAAGCAGCTTATTAAGGAAAAAAGGGAAATCGAAGAAAGAAACAAGCGCAGCGACCATACCGAGAAAATAGTGGTAGATGAAAATGAAATAGCTGAAGTACTTTCCAGCTGGACTGGGGTTCCGGTTTATAAATTAACCTCCACAGAGTCTAAAAAACTGATGAATATGGAAAAGGAGCTTCACCGCCGGGTAGTAGGCCAGGATGAAGCTATAAAGACAGTGTCAAAAGCTATCAGGCGTACCCGGTCAGGATTAAAAGATCCTAAAAGACCTATTGGTTCCTTTATGTTTTTAGGGCCTTCAGGAGTAGGCAAGACTGAGCTGGCCAAAACAATTGCTGAATTTTTATTTGATAGGGAAGAGGCACTGATACAAATTGATATGTCAGAATATATGGAAAAACATTCTGTATCCAAGCTGGTAGGCTCGCCTCCAGGATATGTGGGTTATGATGAGGGAGGACAGTTAACCGAAGCTATTAGGAGAAGGCCTTACAGCGTTATATTGCTGGATGAAGTGGAAAAAGCCCATCCAGATGTATTTAACATTCTGCTTCAAATATTTGAAGACGGACATCTTACAGACTCTCAGGGCAGAAGGGTTGATTTTAAAAATACGGTAATCATCATGACTTCCAATTTGGGAGCAAGGGAGATACAGAAGAATACTCCTTTAGGGTTTAAGGCTGCTGATAACCGTGAGCTGTCCTACAATGAAATAAAAGATAAGGTGATGAGTGAGCTAAAACAGACTTTCAGGCCTGAGTTCTTAAACAGGGTAGATGAGGTAATAGTATTCCATAAACTGACTAAAGAGCAGATTTACAGCATCATAGACTTGATGATTTCCAGGCTGGCCCAGCAGCTGGAACTGCAGGGTATCATAATAGAAATTACTGAATCTGCCAAAGAGCTGCTACTGAATAAAGGCTATGATGAAAAAATGGGAGCCAGGCCCATGAGAAGAAGTATACAGAACTTAATTGAAGATCCTATCTCGGAGAAAATCATAAATGGCGAAATAAAGAGTGGCCAAGCGATAAGGGTCAGCTCCGAAGATGGCCAGATGATATTTGATATAAAAAAAGTAAACGGCAGTATGCTAAAAGTCTAA
- the disA gene encoding DNA integrity scanning diadenylate cyclase DisA, with protein sequence MEKKEEKLLLESLKRVSPGTVLRTGIEYILQGKTGGLVVVGDSDEVLKLVNGGFYIGTAFTPAKFYELAKMDGAIILSSDAKKILYANTHLFPNPEIETSETGTRHRTAERVAKQTKNLVISISQKRDIVTLYIDNIKYMLEEPRVVLSKANQALQTLEKYKKGLDQLTFNLTIRELEDLVTLFDAVSVLQRSAIVQNTEKEVRKYIYELGADGRLLKMQVEELMANVVDDSIKIIKDYSHPRQEETALQIKDHINFLSSDEVLDLDKIAKLIGYDPEGNLREFNVHPRGIRIVNEARRLPQAVLNNLIERFGNLSNIMAASVDDLIEVNGMGKVRAKSLYDKLKKFSEYYLYNEPYNLRGGVVQKLNL encoded by the coding sequence ATGGAAAAAAAAGAAGAAAAGCTATTGTTGGAAAGCCTTAAAAGGGTTTCTCCCGGCACTGTGCTTAGAACAGGTATTGAATACATATTGCAGGGCAAAACCGGGGGCCTGGTTGTAGTGGGTGATTCTGATGAGGTGCTGAAGCTGGTAAACGGCGGTTTCTATATTGGTACTGCTTTTACTCCTGCCAAATTTTATGAATTGGCCAAGATGGATGGGGCTATTATCCTTAGTTCTGATGCTAAAAAGATCTTGTATGCCAATACCCATTTGTTTCCCAACCCGGAAATAGAGACCTCGGAAACCGGGACCAGGCACAGGACAGCGGAAAGGGTGGCTAAGCAGACCAAGAACCTGGTTATATCTATTTCCCAGAAAAGGGATATTGTAACTTTATATATAGACAATATTAAGTATATGCTGGAAGAGCCAAGAGTAGTGTTGTCTAAGGCCAACCAAGCCCTTCAGACCTTGGAAAAATACAAGAAGGGTTTGGACCAGCTAACCTTTAATTTAACTATCAGGGAACTTGAAGATCTGGTGACCTTGTTCGATGCAGTAAGTGTGCTGCAAAGATCAGCTATTGTACAAAATACAGAAAAAGAGGTAAGAAAATATATATACGAGCTGGGCGCCGATGGAAGGCTGCTCAAAATGCAGGTAGAAGAGCTGATGGCTAATGTAGTAGATGACAGTATCAAGATAATTAAAGATTATTCCCACCCCAGACAAGAGGAAACGGCTTTACAGATCAAGGACCATATAAATTTTCTTTCATCCGATGAGGTCCTGGATTTGGATAAGATTGCCAAGCTGATAGGATATGATCCGGAAGGGAACTTACGGGAATTTAATGTGCACCCCAGGGGTATAAGGATTGTGAATGAAGCCCGGAGGCTGCCTCAAGCCGTACTAAATAATTTAATAGAGAGGTTTGGTAATCTCAGCAATATAATGGCAGCAAGCGTGGATGACTTGATAGAAGTAAACGGAATGGGAAAAGTAAGGGCAAAATCACTTTATGATAAATTAAAGAAATTTTCTGAGTATTATTTGTATAATGAACCTTATAATTTAAGGGGAGGGGTAGTACAAAAACTTAATTTGTGA
- the ispD gene encoding 2-C-methyl-D-erythritol 4-phosphate cytidylyltransferase, whose product MNVAIITAAGRGTRLKSNVSKQFLNLYGKPIVAHTLDTFQKASKIDLIYLVVSPDYLDFCNTHIIKKYKYSKIKEVVLGGNTRQESVFNALQKLPQDTSIVSVHDGVRPLITAEEIDKIISALVVANRKDPEIKGIIMAAPAYETIKKISGNDIIEKTIQRNLVWHAQTPQVFFYSTLKEAHLQAVSSNYVGTDDAGLVEMLGKKVKIFRGRHENIKITTPTDLFLAELIMSRKGNE is encoded by the coding sequence ATGAATGTTGCCATAATCACCGCGGCTGGTAGGGGTACCAGACTTAAAAGCAATGTTAGCAAACAGTTCCTAAATTTATATGGAAAACCAATAGTAGCTCATACCTTAGATACTTTTCAAAAAGCCTCTAAAATAGATTTAATTTATTTGGTAGTCTCCCCCGATTATTTAGATTTTTGTAATACCCACATTATTAAGAAATATAAGTACAGTAAAATAAAGGAAGTGGTATTAGGGGGCAATACCAGGCAGGAATCAGTTTTCAATGCTTTGCAGAAGCTTCCCCAGGATACAAGCATAGTATCAGTGCATGATGGGGTTAGGCCCCTGATAACTGCAGAGGAGATAGATAAAATAATTTCTGCTTTAGTTGTTGCCAATCGAAAAGATCCGGAGATAAAAGGGATAATTATGGCTGCTCCTGCTTATGAAACTATAAAAAAAATTTCAGGAAACGATATAATTGAAAAAACCATTCAAAGGAATTTGGTCTGGCATGCCCAGACTCCCCAGGTTTTCTTCTATTCTACTCTTAAGGAAGCCCATCTTCAGGCCGTAAGTTCCAATTATGTGGGAACTGATGATGCGGGACTGGTGGAAATGCTGGGAAAAAAGGTAAAAATATTTAGGGGAAGGCATGAAAACATTAAAATAACCACCCCTACGGATTTATTTTTAGCGGAGCTGATTATGAGCAGGAAAGGTAATGAATAG
- the ispF gene encoding 2-C-methyl-D-erythritol 2,4-cyclodiphosphate synthase: protein MRVGIGYDVHRLKKGRKLILGGVDISYHLGLDGHSDADVLIHAIMDAMLGAAGLPDIGVNFPDNDSAYKDISSLKLLKKVNQLVTGKGFTLVNVDSTVIAQEPKLSPYMEQMRNNLAETLNIDLGAVGIKATTTEGLGFCGQGLGIAAQSVVLLE, encoded by the coding sequence GTGAGGGTAGGTATAGGATATGATGTACACCGGCTAAAAAAGGGGCGGAAATTAATACTGGGAGGGGTAGATATAAGCTATCACTTGGGTCTAGACGGCCATTCCGATGCTGATGTATTAATACATGCAATAATGGATGCCATGCTGGGGGCAGCAGGGTTGCCCGATATTGGAGTAAATTTTCCGGATAATGATTCAGCATATAAGGATATTTCCAGCCTTAAACTTCTTAAGAAAGTAAATCAGCTGGTTACCGGCAAGGGATTTACCCTGGTAAATGTAGATTCTACGGTTATTGCCCAAGAACCCAAGCTATCCCCATATATGGAGCAGATGCGGAACAACCTGGCAGAAACGCTTAATATTGATTTAGGGGCAGTAGGAATAAAAGCCACTACCACTGAAGGGTTGGGTTTTTGCGGACAGGGCTTAGGCATTGCAGCCCAAAGTGTGGTTCTATTAGAATAA
- the cysE gene encoding serine O-acetyltransferase: protein MGEIKEQVRAAKERDPAAVSSWEIMTTYSGLHAVVAHRIAHWLHKKKIPFLPRWCSQVSRFITGIEIHPAAKIGRRLFIDHGMGVVIGETTEIGDDVTIYQGVTLGGTGKEKGKRHPTIGNGVTISAGAKVLGSITVGDYAIIGAQAVVINPVPERCTVVGVPGRIVRLGGEKVLSDEFHRMKLPDPVNELLSDCCARINLLEAELKKLKNEKEGENG from the coding sequence ATAGGAGAAATTAAAGAACAGGTAAGGGCAGCTAAAGAAAGGGACCCGGCCGCAGTAAGCAGTTGGGAGATAATGACTACTTATTCCGGGCTTCATGCAGTAGTGGCCCACCGTATTGCACACTGGCTACATAAAAAGAAAATTCCTTTTCTGCCCCGGTGGTGCTCGCAGGTTAGCCGTTTCATTACCGGTATTGAAATACATCCTGCCGCTAAAATTGGACGCAGGCTATTTATAGACCATGGCATGGGAGTAGTTATTGGTGAGACCACGGAAATTGGTGATGATGTTACCATTTACCAGGGGGTAACTTTAGGGGGCACTGGTAAGGAAAAAGGTAAAAGGCACCCCACTATAGGCAATGGGGTTACCATTTCAGCAGGAGCTAAAGTACTGGGCTCAATTACAGTGGGAGATTATGCCATCATCGGTGCCCAGGCGGTAGTAATTAACCCTGTACCCGAAAGGTGTACTGTGGTAGGGGTACCGGGCCGCATAGTCAGGTTAGGGGGAGAGAAGGTGCTCTCGGACGAGTTTCATCGCATGAAATTACCCGATCCGGTTAATGAACTATTAAGTGATTGCTGTGCTCGTATAAATTTGTTGGAAGCAGAGCTTAAAAAGCTGAAAAACGAAAAGGAAGGGGAAAATGGGTAA
- the cysS gene encoding cysteine--tRNA ligase, which produces MGNLVVFNTLSKKKEEFIPAQKDKVKMYVCGPTVYNYISIGNGRPIVVFDMVKNYLEYRGYKVEFVQNITDIEDKIINKANQEKVSYKEITQRYIEAFLEDLDNLKVGPFTHMPLATNMIDQIIKTIQAIIDNGYGYVVDGNVYFEVAKFPSYGKLSGQKIEEMKSQDDNAELGKKNKVDFALWKKAKPGEPSWPSPWGEGRPGWHIECSAMSTDLLGSSIDIHGGGLDLVFPHHENEIAQSEAANPGQGQFVKYWLHNGMIEVKDEKMSKSSGLKENWILKNLLKKYNHNVIKMYILSTHYRSPLEFSEEKLQEATKAVSRITNTLRNIRFLMEEKTPVPGQKDDYDNFQKMADKAVLEFRSSMDDDFNSAKAIGDVFEMIKKVNSLIQDTNFKNSEWSIKGLELVYGLILELMQILGFDFMHEVEHPEKKSKISQQEIEDYIAHRNKARADKDFAKADQIREELEKRGVVLEDRKEGTIYRYEHGE; this is translated from the coding sequence ATGGGTAATCTGGTAGTTTTTAATACCTTAAGCAAGAAAAAAGAAGAATTTATCCCGGCGCAAAAGGATAAGGTAAAGATGTATGTATGCGGCCCTACCGTATATAATTACATTTCTATAGGTAATGGCAGGCCCATAGTAGTATTTGATATGGTAAAAAACTACCTTGAATACCGTGGCTATAAAGTGGAGTTTGTGCAGAATATAACAGATATAGAAGATAAAATAATAAATAAGGCTAATCAGGAAAAGGTGAGCTACAAGGAGATAACCCAAAGGTATATCGAAGCTTTCTTAGAGGATTTAGATAATCTTAAAGTAGGGCCTTTTACCCATATGCCCCTGGCTACAAACATGATTGATCAAATAATAAAAACCATTCAGGCTATCATAGATAATGGATATGGTTATGTGGTTGATGGAAATGTCTACTTTGAGGTAGCTAAATTTCCCTCCTACGGAAAGCTCAGCGGCCAGAAAATAGAAGAAATGAAAAGCCAGGATGATAATGCTGAGCTGGGCAAAAAGAACAAAGTGGATTTTGCCCTCTGGAAAAAAGCAAAACCGGGAGAGCCTAGTTGGCCCAGCCCTTGGGGAGAAGGAAGGCCGGGATGGCATATAGAATGTTCTGCTATGTCTACTGATTTATTAGGCAGCAGTATAGATATCCATGGGGGCGGGTTGGATTTGGTATTTCCCCATCACGAAAATGAGATTGCCCAATCTGAAGCAGCTAACCCTGGCCAGGGTCAGTTTGTAAAATACTGGTTGCACAATGGGATGATAGAGGTCAAAGATGAAAAAATGTCTAAATCCAGTGGGTTGAAAGAAAACTGGATACTAAAGAACCTGCTAAAAAAATATAACCATAATGTTATAAAAATGTATATTCTTTCTACCCATTACCGGAGTCCTTTGGAGTTTAGTGAAGAAAAACTTCAGGAAGCAACTAAAGCAGTTTCCAGGATAACCAATACCTTGAGGAACATAAGGTTTTTGATGGAAGAAAAAACCCCGGTACCAGGACAAAAAGATGATTATGATAATTTTCAAAAGATGGCTGATAAGGCTGTGTTGGAATTTAGGTCCAGCATGGATGATGATTTTAACTCGGCCAAAGCCATAGGTGATGTTTTTGAGATGATTAAAAAGGTGAACTCATTAATCCAGGATACTAATTTTAAAAATAGTGAATGGTCTATAAAGGGGCTGGAACTGGTTTATGGGCTCATACTGGAACTTATGCAAATTCTGGGTTTTGATTTTATGCATGAAGTGGAGCATCCGGAGAAGAAATCAAAAATCAGCCAGCAGGAGATAGAAGATTATATTGCCCATAGAAATAAAGCCAGGGCTGACAAGGATTTTGCTAAGGCAGACCAGATAAGGGAAGAGCTGGAAAAAAGGGGAGTTGTATTAGAAGACAGAAAAGAAGGGACCATATACAGGTATGAACATGGAGAATAA